From one Diprion similis isolate iyDipSimi1 chromosome 7, iyDipSimi1.1, whole genome shotgun sequence genomic stretch:
- the LOC124407849 gene encoding zinc transporter 7, which yields MLPLSHKDSRGLGSRIKEKVLSWKRLIFSDKNSRNLFLFLILNLSFAFVELTYGIWTNSLGLISDSFHMFFDCTGLVAGLAASVITKWRANDRFSYGYVRAEVLAGFVNGLFLLFIAFFIMSEAVERAIEPPEVKHERLFVVSVLGLLVNLVGVYAFQHGHGHSHGGSHGHSHGDSHGHSHNHGHSHGHDHHDIEIDGNLGGGNSQIMKGVFLHILADTLGSVGVIISAVLMQMFGWMIADPICSMFIAVLIALSVLSLISESVTILMQRQPAALDHVLPQCYNKITQLAGVYSVQEPHFWTLCSDIYVGCLKLEVARTVDPKYVVAHTQMIFQAAGVKQLTIQLDYTPM from the coding sequence ATGCTTCCCCTCTCGCACAAGGATTCTCGAGGGTTAGGTAGTCGAATCAAGGAGAAGGTCCTGAGTTGGAAGCGTCTGATATTCTCCGACAAGAACTCCCGGAACTTGTTTCTCTTCCTGATACTGAACCTCTCGTTCGCCTTTGTCGAACTAACGTATGGAATATGGACCAACAGTCTGGGTCTGATATCGGACAGTTTTCACATGTTCTTCGACTGCACAGGGCTAGTAGCAGGGCTTGCGGCGTCAGTTATAACCAAGTGGCGCGCCAACGATCGCTTCTCATACGGCTATGTGAGGGCCGAGGTCCTCGCAGGCTTTGTAAACGgtctcttcctcctcttcatcGCCTTCTTCATAATGTCAGAGGCAGTGGAACGCGCCATTGAGCCCCCAGAAGTGAAGCACGAACGTCTCTTCGTCGTCTCCGTCCTCGGACTGCTCGTCAACCTCGTCGGCGTTTACGCCTTCCAACACGGCCACGGCCACAGCCACGGCGGAAGCCACGGACATTCCCACGGGGACAGCCACGGGCACTCGCACAACCACGGTCACAGCCATGGCCATGACCACCACGACATAGAGATAGACGGAAACCTGGGCGGCGGTAATTCCCAGATAATGAAGGGAGTGTTCCTCCATATTCTGGCCGACACGCTAGGCTCCGTCGGGGTAATAATATCGGCTGTGCTGATGCAGATGTTCGGCTGGATGATAGCCGATCCGATCTGCTCGATGTTCATTGCGGTCCTCATAGCGCTCAGCGTTTTGTCGCTGATATCCGAATCCGTCACTATTCTGATGCAGAGACAGCCGGCAGCTCTTGATCACGTTCTTCCCCAATGCTATAACAAGATCACGCAGTTAGCCGGGGTCTACAGCGTTCAGGAACCTCACTTCTGGACACTGTGCTCAGACATTTACGTCGGATGTTTGAAACTGGAGGTCGCAAGAACCGTTGACCCAAAATACGTCGTCGCGCATACTCAGATGATATTCCAGGCTGCAGGCGTCAAGCAGCTCACCATTCAGCTCGACTATACGCCCATGTGA